From the genome of Rhineura floridana isolate rRhiFlo1 chromosome 7, rRhiFlo1.hap2, whole genome shotgun sequence, one region includes:
- the SPTSSB gene encoding serine palmitoyltransferase small subunit B → MDLKRMKDYIYWLYFQYLLVTCSYVLEPWERSMFHTITITVVAMVVYTAYVFIPIHIRLAFEFFSQIFGSQPESTVSLMN, encoded by the coding sequence ATGGATCTGAAGCGAATGAAGGATTACATCTATTGGCTGTATTTCCAGTATCTCCTGGTCACCTGCAGCTATGTCCTGGAGCCCTGGGAACGATCCATGTTCCACACCATCACAATTACTGTTGTTGCTATGGTAGTCTACACTGCTTATGTCTTCATTCCCATTCATATCCGCTTGGCTTTTGAGTTCTTCTCGCAGATATTTGGAAGCCAGCCTGAAAGTACTGTTTCACTTATGAACTGA